A window of Firmicutes bacterium HGW-Firmicutes-1 contains these coding sequences:
- the spoVAC gene encoding stage V sporulation protein AC, whose translation MKNSGSEKKKEFEKMVKSTSPKPKLLINCFKAFVVGGAICTFGQGIINLLKYWDFSKDDAAIITSMFLIFLGALFTGLDLYDSLGEFGGAGSIIPITGFANSIVSSAIEFKKEGYVLGVGAKMFTIAGPVIVYGVISSVVVGLVYFIFGG comes from the coding sequence ATGAAAAATAGTGGTTCGGAAAAGAAAAAAGAGTTTGAAAAGATGGTTAAAAGTACTTCTCCAAAGCCAAAACTTCTAATTAATTGTTTCAAGGCTTTTGTGGTTGGTGGTGCAATTTGTACTTTTGGACAAGGTATTATAAATTTGTTAAAGTATTGGGATTTTAGTAAGGATGATGCGGCAATTATAACAAGCATGTTTCTTATTTTCCTTGGGGCACTTTTTACAGGTTTGGACTTATATGATTCATTGGGTGAATTTGGCGGAGCAGGCTCTATTATTCCAATTACTGGATTTGCTAATTCTATCGTTTCATCGGCGATTGAATTTAAAAAAGAAGGATATGTACTTGGAGTTGGAGCAAAAATGTTTACAATTGCTGGACCAGTTATTGTCTATGGTGTTATTTCCTCGGTGGTGGTTGGATTAGTATACTTTATATTTGGTGGTTAG
- a CDS encoding stage V sporulation protein AB: MFILKIIVLVMIGFGSGVVISGGIFAFIAILGVIPRMAQKTKTEKSMSIYEDCILYGGIFGGITLITPIQFGLGPIGLMLIGLFTGVFVGSVAVSIAEVLDVVPILTRRIYLKKGLVFLMLCLAIGKMTGSLLYYLVQGFYTD, translated from the coding sequence ATGTTTATTTTAAAAATAATTGTGCTAGTCATGATTGGATTTGGAAGTGGAGTAGTAATTTCAGGAGGTATTTTTGCATTTATAGCAATACTTGGTGTTATACCAAGAATGGCACAAAAAACGAAAACAGAAAAGTCGATGTCTATTTATGAGGATTGTATTTTATATGGAGGTATTTTTGGAGGAATCACGTTAATAACTCCTATCCAGTTTGGATTAGGACCAATTGGATTGATGCTAATTGGTTTGTTTACAGGTGTATTTGTAGGAAGCGTTGCTGTTTCCATTGCTGAGGTACTTGATGTTGTGCCTATATTAACACGAAGAATTTATTTGAAAAAGGGATTGGTTTTTCTCATGTTATGTTTAGCTATTGGTAAAATGACGGGTTCGCTATTGTACTATTTGGTCCAGGGATTTTATACTGATTAA
- the sigF gene encoding RNA polymerase sporulation sigma factor SigF, whose amino-acid sequence MHVMNKGTLQLIIHSQEGHLDARETLVKENIGLIWSIVRRFSNRGYELDDLFQIGCIGLLKAIDKFDLSYQVQFSTYAVPMIIGEIKRFIRDDGMIKVSRSLKEMGSKARITREVLNNQYGREPTIEEIAGEIGSSVEEVVMALESATEVESLHKTIYQGDGNPIYLLDKIKSLEDESSKMVDLLALREIMAELAPKEKEIILLRYFQDKTQTEIAARLGISQVQVSRLEKKILENMKKKLS is encoded by the coding sequence ATGCATGTAATGAATAAAGGAACCTTGCAATTAATAATTCACTCTCAAGAAGGACATCTAGACGCGAGAGAGACATTAGTTAAAGAAAATATTGGTCTTATCTGGAGCATTGTAAGAAGGTTTTCAAATAGAGGATATGAGCTAGATGATCTTTTTCAAATAGGCTGTATTGGACTATTAAAAGCAATAGATAAGTTTGATTTATCTTATCAAGTACAATTTTCTACCTATGCAGTTCCTATGATTATTGGAGAAATTAAGCGGTTCATAAGAGACGATGGCATGATTAAGGTGAGTAGGTCGCTTAAAGAAATGGGAAGTAAAGCGAGGATAACTAGAGAAGTTCTTAATAATCAATACGGCAGAGAACCTACTATTGAGGAAATAGCAGGTGAAATTGGAAGCTCGGTTGAAGAAGTTGTTATGGCGCTTGAATCAGCAACAGAGGTTGAGTCACTTCATAAAACAATTTATCAAGGAGATGGTAATCCAATTTATTTGCTCGATAAAATTAAAAGCTTAGAAGATGAAAGTAGTAAGATGGTTGACTTACTTGCTCTTAGGGAAATTATGGCTGAACTGGCACCTAAAGAGAAAGAAATTATCTTGTTAAGGTATTTTCAAGATAAAACGCAAACTGAAATTGCGGCAAGGCTTGGGATTTCACAGGTCCAAGTATCTCGTTTGGAGAAGAAGATTCTTGAAAATATGAAGAAAAAATTATCATAA
- a CDS encoding anti-sigma F factor — protein MKFENEMKIEFDSKSQNESFARVVVASFVAQLDPTMEELSDIKTSVSEAVTNAIIHGYEAYPGKVYIYCKILDDVVYIEIEDHGKGMCNVEEARQPLFTSKPDLERSGMGFTVMEAFMDSVEVESVEGCGTTVMMKKTLLSLRATKEDACNE, from the coding sequence ATGAAATTTGAAAATGAAATGAAAATTGAATTTGATAGTAAATCACAAAATGAAAGCTTTGCAAGGGTTGTTGTTGCATCTTTTGTAGCTCAGCTTGATCCAACTATGGAAGAATTATCTGATATTAAAACATCGGTTTCAGAGGCAGTTACAAATGCAATTATTCATGGGTACGAAGCGTATCCAGGAAAAGTATATATCTATTGTAAGATATTAGATGATGTTGTTTATATTGAGATTGAAGATCATGGGAAAGGTATGTGCAATGTTGAAGAAGCAAGGCAACCATTGTTTACTTCCAAGCCTGATTTAGAACGGTCGGGAATGGGATTTACAGTGATGGAAGCATTTATGGATAGTGTAGAGGTGGAATCTGTTGAAGGTTGTGGTACAACGGTTATGATGAAAAAAACTTTACTTAGCCTTCGTGCAACAAAAGAGGATGCATGTAATGAATAA
- the spoIIAA gene encoding anti-sigma F factor antagonist — protein MNYKEERPMSLTYEIKHRNMVVRLDAEIDHHHAEEIRDKLDQLIDMNSIKVLIFDFSNTVFMDSSGIGVIMGRYRKMKQMGGDVGLIHVNDHIQRVLKLSGIYRLVKNYESIQDAIKRLV, from the coding sequence ATGAACTATAAGGAGGAGAGACCTATGAGTTTAACATATGAGATTAAGCATAGGAATATGGTTGTTAGGTTAGACGCTGAAATTGACCATCATCACGCTGAAGAAATTAGGGATAAACTTGATCAGCTTATTGATATGAATTCGATAAAAGTGTTAATATTTGATTTTTCTAATACTGTTTTTATGGATAGTTCTGGCATTGGCGTCATTATGGGAAGATATAGAAAAATGAAGCAAATGGGTGGTGATGTTGGACTTATTCATGTTAATGATCATATTCAAAGAGTATTAAAACTTTCAGGTATTTATAGATTGGTTAAAAACTATGAAAGTATTCAAGATGCTATTAAAAGATTAGTCTAA
- a CDS encoding bifunctional folylpolyglutamate synthase/dihydrofolate synthase: protein MNYAECIEYILSIPLFSKKSGHKNIVELLFRLGNPHLQLKYIHVAGTNGKGSVCTMLSYAYVEANLKVGLFTSPHLVKINERIKMNNDDISDVDFMNTFHRVKKVIDEMEEAGFHHPSYFETLFVIAILYFLDKQVELVVLETGLGGRLDATNIIEHPLVTVITQIGLDHIEVLGDTIEKIAIEKGGIIKEGCPTVISSQEDNVLSVIRQICNEKNSKLYEIMPLKHRIIKRTDKSIDFCINNKYYYYDKISLNTCATYQIINVATALNTVEVLRDQYPISVEAIERAFQKFYWPGRMELINDWIVVDGAHNESGVKSFVENIQECFSDRKITILFTAMKDKAYDLMVQELSRCTNIENIVLTKVKDDRCLEFDLMKSSFQKYGFHNIEIEIDIEKAIKKNYKREDRLLCCVGSLYLVGEIKKIVAGGLLND, encoded by the coding sequence ATGAATTACGCTGAATGTATTGAATATATACTATCTATACCGTTATTTAGTAAAAAATCGGGGCATAAAAATATAGTGGAATTATTATTTAGACTAGGCAATCCGCATCTACAGTTAAAGTATATACATGTTGCTGGAACAAATGGAAAAGGTTCAGTTTGCACCATGCTATCTTATGCATATGTTGAGGCTAATCTTAAAGTAGGACTCTTCACTTCTCCGCATCTAGTTAAGATCAATGAACGTATTAAAATGAATAATGATGATATAAGTGATGTTGATTTCATGAATACCTTTCATAGGGTTAAAAAGGTTATTGATGAAATGGAAGAAGCAGGCTTTCACCACCCCTCCTATTTTGAGACATTATTTGTAATTGCTATTTTATATTTTCTGGACAAACAAGTTGAGCTAGTTGTACTTGAAACAGGATTAGGTGGTAGATTAGATGCGACAAATATTATTGAACACCCATTGGTTACAGTAATCACTCAAATTGGATTGGACCATATCGAAGTCTTGGGAGATACTATAGAGAAAATAGCCATAGAAAAAGGTGGCATTATTAAAGAAGGATGTCCAACTGTAATTTCCAGTCAAGAGGACAATGTTTTATCGGTAATCCGACAAATATGTAATGAAAAAAATTCAAAGCTCTATGAGATTATGCCACTCAAGCATAGAATTATAAAAAGGACGGATAAAAGCATTGATTTTTGTATAAATAACAAGTATTATTATTATGATAAGATTTCTCTAAACACTTGCGCTACATACCAAATTATTAATGTTGCAACTGCATTAAACACTGTTGAAGTTTTAAGAGATCAATATCCAATTAGTGTTGAAGCTATAGAGAGAGCATTTCAAAAATTCTACTGGCCTGGTCGTATGGAATTAATCAATGACTGGATTGTTGTAGATGGTGCTCATAATGAAAGTGGAGTTAAATCATTTGTCGAAAATATTCAAGAATGTTTTTCGGACCGGAAGATTACAATACTATTTACAGCAATGAAAGACAAGGCTTATGATTTAATGGTACAAGAACTTAGTAGATGTACTAATATCGAAAATATTGTACTCACAAAGGTAAAGGATGATCGTTGCTTAGAATTCGACCTAATGAAGAGTAGCTTTCAAAAATATGGATTCCATAATATTGAAATAGAAATTGATATAGAAAAAGCAATTAAGAAGAATTATAAGAGGGAAGACCGTTTATTATGTTGTGTAGGTTCGCTTTATCTTGTAGGAGAAATTAAAAAAATAGTTGCAGGAGGTTTGTTAAATGATTAA
- a CDS encoding protease has translation MDEQMNNNPKTNQEDEIQNETHNETTQPEPESIEDNPAPLDILIEPDTSIINSKEKKKKNPLLKIAAFFILFTFLGGLLFGGGYVSALYFGDQFISDFIKIDTKQNDNNNVVQIRQINPEVAKDIQALYTAPVVISDAVGPSVVTITSTFEDKFTSFNGSSYFNEGSGSGIIFDIDNENLFVVTNHHVIDGASKVDVTFMGGDTFKAEILGYDSTMDIAVLSIDLDDISEEIMAKIAVASFGNSDELKVGELAVAIGSPLGKAFSNSITVGVISAVDRVISIDSADLKLIQTDAAINPGNSGGALVNTDGLIVGINTAKYIDTDVEGMGFAIPINTAQPIIEKILKSKDGSDIANHGSDDRPFLGVGISDITEEIYIETGVPFGVYVTEVYENSGADEAGIKPGDVIFAVGNDKVLKANDLITYISTYKVGDTIPLSIARDSEMIDVKAKLYKYSEVMETE, from the coding sequence ATGGATGAGCAAATGAACAATAATCCAAAGACAAATCAAGAAGATGAAATCCAAAACGAAACCCACAATGAAACCACACAACCTGAGCCAGAATCAATAGAAGATAACCCCGCTCCCTTAGATATTCTAATAGAGCCTGATACTTCTATTATCAATAGCAAGGAAAAGAAAAAAAAGAATCCTTTATTAAAAATTGCTGCATTTTTCATTTTATTTACTTTCCTGGGAGGACTATTATTCGGCGGCGGTTATGTATCAGCCTTATATTTTGGAGATCAATTTATTTCAGACTTTATAAAAATTGATACCAAACAAAATGACAATAACAATGTGGTGCAAATCCGACAAATCAATCCTGAAGTAGCTAAAGATATTCAAGCTCTTTATACAGCTCCAGTAGTAATATCTGATGCAGTGGGCCCTTCTGTAGTTACAATTACAAGTACTTTTGAAGACAAATTTACGTCCTTTAATGGTTCAAGTTATTTCAACGAAGGTTCAGGTTCGGGAATTATCTTTGACATTGATAATGAAAATCTATTTGTAGTTACAAATCACCACGTTATTGATGGTGCTTCTAAAGTGGATGTTACTTTCATGGGTGGAGATACCTTCAAGGCAGAAATCCTTGGTTATGACTCAACAATGGACATCGCAGTCCTTTCCATCGATTTAGATGACATTAGCGAAGAAATTATGGCAAAAATTGCTGTAGCATCCTTTGGTAATTCAGATGAGCTTAAGGTTGGTGAGCTTGCAGTGGCTATTGGTAGCCCCCTTGGCAAGGCTTTTAGCAATTCTATAACCGTTGGTGTCATTAGCGCAGTAGATCGAGTTATAAGCATCGATAGCGCTGACCTTAAACTAATCCAAACCGACGCAGCTATAAATCCTGGAAATAGTGGTGGCGCCTTAGTAAATACAGATGGTTTAATAGTTGGCATCAATACTGCAAAATACATCGACACGGATGTTGAAGGAATGGGTTTTGCTATACCAATTAACACCGCTCAACCTATTATAGAAAAAATACTTAAATCAAAAGATGGATCTGATATTGCAAATCATGGTTCTGATGACAGACCATTTTTAGGCGTAGGCATATCAGACATTACTGAAGAAATCTATATAGAAACAGGTGTACCTTTTGGTGTATACGTTACCGAAGTTTATGAAAATAGCGGTGCTGATGAAGCTGGTATTAAACCAGGAGATGTTATCTTTGCAGTTGGTAATGATAAGGTATTAAAAGCCAACGACCTAATTACCTATATTAGCACTTATAAAGTCGGTGACACAATACCTTTAAGTATTGCTCGAGATAGTGAAATGATAGATGTAAAAGCTAAATTGTACAAATATAGCGAGGTAATGGAAACAGAATAA
- a CDS encoding valine--tRNA ligase: MSKELEKVYNPSIVEDRLYQKWIDHNYFHAEANNEKKPYTIVIPPPNITGQLHMGHALDNTLQDILIRWKRMQGFEALWQPGTDHASIATEVKIVKKMAEEGQTKESLGREGFLEKAWEWRAEYGGIIIDQLKKLGASCDWERERFTLDEGLSDAVLEVFVKYYEKGYIYQGSRIINWCPVCQTTISEAEVEHEEKQGHFYHIKYPIVGEDGFLQLATTRPETMLGDVAVAVHPDDERYQHLIGKKVMLPIVNKEIPVIADHYVDRTFGTGVVKITPAHDPNDFEIGQRHKLPQINVINDDGTINANGGKFQGLDRYEVRKQVVEQLKEENLLAKIEDHTHNVGTHDRCNTVIEPLIKQQWFVKMEELAKPAIAALKDGSLKFVPERYGKTYLHWLENIRDWCISRQLWWGHRIPAYYCGNCSEIMIQKEAPTKCHKCQSSNITQDEDSLDTWFSSALWPFSTLGWPEKTPEVDYFYPTSVLVTGYDIIFFWVVRMVFSGIEFMGEIPFKTVLIHGLVRDADGRKMSKSLGNGIDPLEVIEQYGADALRFTLVTGNAPGNDMRFYYERVEASRNFANKVWNASRFIMMNLEDQVVGEVPLSQLTPADQWILSKANTLAKEVTDNMDHYDLGIAVQKLYDFIWEEFCDWYIEMVKPRLYSDENTTKEAALWTLKTVLIQSLKLLHPFMPFITEEIFTTLQTTEPSIMISAWPEYTEAWHFEEEENAISLIKEAVRSIRNVRTGMNVPPSKKAKVYVVSEDEYTRKVFTDGQVFFATLGYASEVTIQATKDGIDDDAVSTVIPNALIYMPFTELVDLEKEIERLTGEKEKLQKELDRVNQKLSNESFVSKAPEKVIQEEKEKLAKYAQMMDQVVERLNGLVK; encoded by the coding sequence ATGAGTAAAGAGCTAGAAAAAGTATATAATCCATCTATAGTTGAAGATCGATTATATCAAAAATGGATTGATCACAATTATTTTCACGCAGAAGCAAACAATGAAAAAAAACCATATACAATAGTAATTCCACCACCAAACATTACGGGTCAGTTGCATATGGGACATGCTCTTGATAATACACTTCAAGATATCCTAATAAGATGGAAAAGAATGCAAGGTTTTGAAGCATTATGGCAACCTGGAACTGACCATGCAAGTATAGCTACAGAAGTAAAAATAGTTAAGAAAATGGCAGAAGAAGGTCAAACAAAAGAATCTCTTGGAAGAGAAGGCTTCCTGGAAAAGGCCTGGGAGTGGAGAGCAGAATATGGTGGTATTATAATTGATCAGCTTAAGAAACTAGGTGCATCTTGTGATTGGGAGCGAGAAAGGTTTACTTTAGATGAAGGACTCTCAGATGCAGTATTAGAAGTTTTTGTAAAATACTATGAAAAGGGTTATATTTACCAAGGCTCAAGAATTATCAACTGGTGTCCAGTATGCCAGACAACTATTTCTGAAGCAGAGGTTGAACATGAGGAAAAGCAAGGACATTTTTACCATATTAAATATCCTATTGTAGGAGAAGATGGTTTTCTACAATTAGCAACAACTCGTCCTGAAACTATGTTAGGTGATGTTGCAGTAGCTGTTCATCCTGATGACGAAAGATACCAACACCTAATCGGTAAAAAGGTAATGCTTCCAATTGTTAACAAAGAAATTCCTGTAATTGCAGATCATTATGTTGATAGAACTTTTGGAACGGGTGTTGTTAAAATTACGCCAGCCCATGATCCTAATGACTTTGAGATTGGGCAACGACATAAACTTCCCCAAATCAACGTAATCAATGATGATGGAACAATTAACGCAAATGGTGGTAAATTCCAAGGTCTAGATAGATACGAGGTAAGGAAGCAAGTTGTTGAACAATTAAAAGAAGAAAACCTATTAGCAAAAATAGAAGATCATACCCATAATGTAGGAACCCATGATAGATGTAATACAGTCATTGAACCACTCATTAAACAACAGTGGTTTGTTAAAATGGAAGAGCTAGCAAAACCTGCAATTGCTGCACTTAAAGATGGATCTTTAAAATTCGTGCCAGAAAGATATGGCAAGACGTATCTTCATTGGTTAGAAAATATTAGAGATTGGTGTATTTCTAGACAACTTTGGTGGGGTCATAGGATACCTGCTTATTATTGTGGTAACTGTAGTGAGATTATGATTCAAAAAGAAGCTCCAACTAAATGTCATAAATGCCAAAGCTCAAATATTACGCAAGATGAGGACTCTTTAGATACATGGTTTAGCTCAGCATTATGGCCGTTTTCTACTTTAGGTTGGCCAGAGAAAACACCAGAAGTGGATTATTTTTATCCAACCAGCGTTTTGGTTACAGGATATGATATTATTTTCTTTTGGGTTGTACGTATGGTATTTTCAGGTATAGAATTTATGGGAGAGATTCCCTTTAAGACAGTACTTATTCATGGGCTTGTAAGAGATGCTGATGGAAGAAAGATGAGTAAGTCACTTGGCAATGGGATTGATCCTTTAGAAGTAATTGAACAATATGGTGCAGATGCCTTAAGATTTACACTTGTTACAGGTAATGCCCCAGGAAATGATATGCGTTTTTATTATGAAAGAGTAGAAGCAAGTAGAAATTTTGCAAATAAGGTATGGAATGCTTCAAGATTTATTATGATGAATCTTGAGGACCAAGTGGTTGGAGAAGTACCGCTAAGCCAACTAACACCAGCCGACCAATGGATTTTATCAAAGGCAAATACACTTGCAAAAGAAGTAACAGATAATATGGATCATTATGATTTAGGTATTGCTGTTCAAAAACTCTATGATTTTATTTGGGAAGAATTCTGTGATTGGTATATTGAGATGGTAAAGCCAAGACTCTATAGTGATGAAAATACAACAAAAGAGGCTGCTCTTTGGACCTTGAAAACTGTACTAATCCAATCCTTAAAATTATTGCATCCTTTCATGCCATTTATCACAGAAGAGATATTCACAACGCTTCAAACTACAGAGCCATCAATTATGATTTCAGCATGGCCAGAATATACAGAAGCTTGGCATTTTGAAGAAGAAGAAAATGCAATAAGTCTAATCAAAGAAGCAGTACGATCTATTAGAAATGTTAGAACAGGTATGAACGTACCACCTTCTAAGAAGGCAAAGGTATATGTAGTATCAGAAGATGAATATACACGTAAAGTATTTACTGATGGACAAGTATTTTTTGCAACCCTTGGCTATGCCAGTGAAGTAACTATTCAAGCAACAAAGGATGGAATTGATGATGATGCAGTTTCAACTGTCATTCCAAACGCATTGATCTATATGCCTTTTACAGAGCTTGTAGATCTTGAAAAAGAAATCGAAAGATTGACTGGAGAAAAGGAAAAACTTCAAAAGGAATTAGATAGAGTTAATCAAAAACTTTCTAATGAGAGTTTTGTAAGTAAGGCTCCTGAAAAAGTTATTCAGGAAGAGAAGGAAAAGCTTGCGAAGTATGCCCAAATGATGGATCAAGTTGTAGAGAGACTAAATGGATTAGTTAAGTAA
- a CDS encoding biotin transporter BioY, translating to MIFALIISKVEKNARNLTYAAMFAALTAIGAWLRVPLPVVPFTMQLFFVIFSGILLGSKLGLLSQLVYLLIGLIGVPVFTNGGGFGYVFQPTFGYLIGFALAAYVAGLIVEKLKKNTFTTYIIAGLSAIIIIYMCGVPYLYVINSLYLTKAFTFKMAVYYGFSLSIIGDIVSCVILCTIAPVIVKVLTANSLLQRRL from the coding sequence ATGATATTTGCATTGATCATTTCTAAAGTTGAAAAGAATGCTAGAAATCTAACATATGCAGCAATGTTTGCTGCTTTAACAGCAATTGGTGCATGGCTTAGAGTTCCGTTACCAGTTGTACCTTTTACAATGCAATTGTTTTTTGTTATATTTTCAGGAATACTTTTAGGCTCCAAGTTAGGACTATTATCTCAGTTGGTATATCTTTTAATTGGACTTATTGGAGTACCTGTATTTACCAATGGTGGTGGATTTGGTTACGTATTTCAACCAACCTTTGGTTATTTAATTGGATTTGCTTTAGCTGCATATGTTGCGGGGTTAATCGTAGAAAAGCTAAAGAAGAATACATTTACAACTTATATTATTGCAGGTCTATCCGCGATAATAATTATCTATATGTGCGGAGTTCCTTATCTTTATGTTATAAATTCATTATACCTTACGAAGGCATTTACGTTTAAGATGGCAGTATATTATGGATTTTCATTAAGCATTATTGGAGACATAGTATCTTGTGTTATTCTTTGTACCATTGCACCAGTAATTGTAAAGGTACTCACTGCAAATAGTTTATTACAAAGAAGATTATAA
- a CDS encoding low molecular weight phosphatase family protein — MKPKVAFICVHNSCRSQMAEALGKLFASDIFESYSAGTELKPQINQDAVRIVKDLYGVDMNASHRSKLIEDIPPIDIAIKMGCNVVCPYLPSKHVEDWGLDDPTGKGDEVFTQTVKLIEEKIKDLALRISNNDIKI, encoded by the coding sequence ATGAAACCAAAAGTAGCTTTTATTTGTGTTCACAATTCTTGTAGATCTCAAATGGCTGAAGCGCTAGGAAAATTATTTGCGTCAGATATATTCGAATCATATTCTGCTGGTACAGAGTTAAAACCACAAATTAATCAAGATGCTGTAAGAATAGTAAAGGATTTGTATGGTGTAGACATGAATGCTTCTCATCGTTCTAAGTTAATAGAAGACATTCCACCTATAGATATTGCAATTAAAATGGGATGCAATGTTGTATGTCCTTACTTACCATCTAAGCATGTTGAGGATTGGGGATTAGATGATCCTACAGGAAAAGGTGATGAGGTTTTTACTCAGACGGTAAAGCTTATTGAGGAAAAAATCAAAGATTTGGCATTACGGATTTCAAATAATGATATTAAGATATAA